A DNA window from Hevea brasiliensis isolate MT/VB/25A 57/8 unplaced genomic scaffold, ASM3005281v1 Scaf7, whole genome shotgun sequence contains the following coding sequences:
- the LOC131177693 gene encoding uncharacterized protein LOC131177693, which yields MTRRHEEDVEIIVHHILGVVDSFLRRGDQSHQMRTPETKQGEFKNLVSDAARPFLAARTEQFVNELELFLASGFNIEAYDEAYMQLLGWNTPRLTGEAADVEHSEHTPIVPYLYIFYDDSDETD from the exons ATGACGAGAAGACAT GAAGAGGATGTTGAAATTATTGTACACCATATACTTGGTGTGGTTGATTCATTCTTGAGAAG GGGTGATCAATCTCATCAAATGAGAACACCTGAAACAAAACAAGGAGAGTTCAAGAATCTAGTCTCTGATGCAGCAAGGCCTTTTCTAGCAGCAAGAACAGAACAATTCGTGAATGAGTTGGAATTGTTTCTTGCTTCAGGTTTCAACATTGAAGCCTATGATGAAGCATACATGCAGCTGTTGGGTTGGAACACTCCTAGATTGACTGGTGAGGCTGCAGATGTAGAACATAGTGAACACACACCAATAGTCCCATACTTGTATATTTTTTACGACGACTCTGATGAAACTGATTGA